Proteins from a single region of Bacteroidia bacterium:
- the purD gene encoding phosphoribosylamine--glycine ligase encodes MISKYNVLIIGSGAREHAFAWKIKQSSRINKLFVAPGNAGTSEIAENILLSVNDFEAIKSAVLKNDINMVLVGPEDPIVNGITDFFENDDLLKDVLIIAPGKSGARLEGSKSFSKQFMVKYNIPTAKYHIVTEHSLDEGIAFLSTFNPPYVLKADGLASGKGVLIIHKRDEAINSLKEILAGKFGEAGKTVVIEQFLEGIEMSTFVLTDGHNYVLLPEAKDYKRIGEGDTGLNTGGMGAVSPVPFLNPELQKKIDTLVIHRTIHGLRAENINFKGFIFIGLMISNNNPYVIEYNIRMGDPETEVVIPRIANDFVDLLEATALKKLDQQHIEIKKETFATIIAASKGYPEHFEKGKIISGLKNETESLVFHSGTTFNNNDILTNGGRVLAVSSSGKDIQSAVNTSVNTLQNIKFDGIYFRKDIGYEFI; translated from the coding sequence ATGATTTCAAAATACAATGTCCTTATTATTGGCTCTGGAGCACGTGAACATGCATTTGCTTGGAAAATAAAACAAAGTTCAAGAATTAATAAACTTTTTGTTGCACCTGGCAATGCAGGAACTTCAGAAATTGCTGAAAACATTCTACTTTCTGTTAATGACTTTGAAGCAATTAAATCCGCTGTTTTAAAGAATGATATTAACATGGTTCTAGTCGGACCAGAAGATCCGATAGTAAATGGTATTACAGACTTTTTTGAAAATGATGACTTGCTAAAAGACGTTTTAATAATTGCTCCAGGAAAATCCGGTGCACGTTTAGAAGGAAGTAAATCATTCTCAAAGCAGTTTATGGTAAAATACAATATCCCTACTGCAAAATATCACATTGTAACCGAGCATAGTTTAGATGAAGGAATTGCATTTTTATCCACTTTTAACCCACCATACGTTTTAAAAGCTGATGGTTTAGCTTCTGGAAAAGGAGTTTTGATAATACATAAAAGAGATGAAGCAATAAATTCTTTAAAAGAAATTTTAGCAGGTAAGTTTGGCGAGGCCGGTAAGACTGTTGTAATAGAACAATTTCTGGAAGGTATTGAAATGTCAACGTTTGTATTAACTGATGGGCATAATTATGTTTTACTGCCAGAAGCTAAAGACTATAAACGCATTGGTGAGGGTGATACTGGTTTAAATACAGGTGGTATGGGAGCAGTTTCTCCAGTTCCTTTCCTTAATCCTGAATTACAAAAGAAAATTGATACTTTGGTAATACACAGAACAATTCATGGGTTAAGAGCGGAAAACATTAATTTTAAAGGATTTATTTTTATTGGATTAATGATTTCAAATAACAACCCCTATGTAATAGAATATAACATCAGAATGGGTGACCCTGAAACAGAGGTTGTTATACCGCGCATAGCAAATGATTTTGTGGATTTGCTTGAAGCAACTGCATTAAAAAAGCTAGATCAACAACACATTGAAATAAAAAAAGAAACTTTTGCAACAATTATTGCTGCTTCAAAAGGTTATCCTGAACATTTTGAAAAAGGAAAAATTATTTCTGGACTTAAAAATGAGACTGAGAGTTTAGTCTTTCATTCCGGAACAACGTTCAATAATAATGACATTTTAACAAATGGGGGAAGAGTATTGGCAGTAAGTTCCTCTGGTAAAGATATTCAATCTGCAGTTAATACTTCAGTTAACACCTTACAGAACATTAAATTTGATGGGATTTATTTCAGAAAAGATATAGGTTACGAATTTATATAA
- a CDS encoding sensor histidine kinase, which produces MKIRLIICLLYVLIFNLCFAQQQTDIKHLLLDVKDASFFDSTLMFRKGQEAISLSSLNETKAEVHLYYGSYFFYTHRLEKAIEYFKLSLKEAELAKSRHWINLAKIRLVYMQFEKGNKIKSEKALYQLLEIAQLEKDYSNILELYNLLGIIKESKNEIKKAAELYYSGLSLSEEKKLEYYQGVFKNNLGLIKLGSGQIKEALSDFYVGLKLAEKGNNKRLANHLKLNICLAQILNKESDKARVVLNEAIIYTKNNNLPRELSNIYANTGSTFFNNKEYDIANCYYDSSIAILNKNNLLNELSHAYMGKILILFETNNITEAEKYLELTNEVIVRTNNLEAKSNYCYLLYKKEFIKKNYEKSLENYLNYIKIRDSINNNLNNKIIEDLQYNYKVQQKEAELEKEKTRSMLLEISNQKEKNNKWLVIGIAIIILITIVIYYYNRYLRKLKEEQEQFSRLLIMNIEQERKRISMDLHDDIGQSLSIIKSKVINNLQSDEIQDELAKVINQTREISRNLYPSNLEKIGLIRAIASLMQDLQSLKTLECSYDIDESVLSLSIDIQTNIFRIVQECVNNTIKHSGASGLKASIKKINDEFVFTYMDNGIGLKNKRNIGGMGILSIQERAKIINGNVEIEEKNEKGFRLTLKFKQ; this is translated from the coding sequence ATGAAAATTAGGTTAATAATTTGTCTCCTATATGTGTTAATTTTTAATTTATGCTTTGCGCAACAGCAAACAGATATAAAGCACCTGTTATTAGATGTAAAGGATGCCTCTTTTTTTGATTCTACATTGATGTTTCGCAAGGGACAGGAAGCCATTTCACTATCTTCGTTAAATGAAACAAAAGCTGAAGTACATTTATATTATGGAAGCTATTTTTTTTATACTCATAGGTTAGAAAAAGCAATTGAATATTTTAAGCTAAGTCTAAAAGAAGCAGAATTAGCTAAGTCAAGACATTGGATAAATCTGGCAAAAATCAGATTAGTATATATGCAATTTGAAAAAGGAAATAAAATAAAATCAGAAAAAGCATTATATCAGCTACTTGAAATAGCTCAGCTTGAAAAAGATTATAGCAATATTCTTGAATTGTATAATTTGTTAGGGATAATAAAAGAATCAAAAAATGAAATAAAAAAAGCAGCAGAATTGTATTATAGCGGTTTGTCATTATCTGAAGAAAAAAAACTTGAATATTATCAGGGCGTATTTAAAAATAATCTTGGTTTAATAAAACTTGGTTCTGGCCAGATAAAAGAAGCTTTGTCAGATTTTTATGTTGGTTTAAAGTTAGCCGAGAAAGGGAATAATAAAAGGTTGGCAAATCATTTAAAACTAAATATTTGCTTGGCTCAAATACTTAATAAAGAGTCGGACAAAGCAAGGGTTGTTTTAAATGAAGCAATAATATATACCAAAAACAATAATTTACCCAGAGAACTTTCAAATATTTATGCTAATACAGGAAGTACATTTTTTAACAACAAAGAGTATGATATTGCAAATTGTTACTATGATTCTTCAATTGCAATTCTAAATAAGAATAATTTATTAAACGAATTGTCTCATGCATATATGGGAAAGATTTTAATTCTTTTTGAAACTAATAATATTACAGAAGCTGAAAAGTATTTAGAACTTACAAACGAGGTAATTGTAAGAACAAATAACCTAGAAGCAAAATCTAATTATTGTTATTTGTTATATAAGAAAGAATTTATAAAAAAGAATTACGAAAAGTCACTGGAAAATTATTTAAATTATATAAAAATCAGGGACAGTATAAATAATAATCTGAATAATAAGATTATAGAGGATTTGCAGTATAACTATAAGGTTCAACAAAAGGAAGCAGAATTAGAGAAAGAGAAGACCAGATCTATGTTACTTGAAATAAGTAATCAAAAAGAAAAAAACAATAAATGGCTTGTAATTGGTATTGCAATAATAATATTAATAACAATAGTAATATATTATTATAACAGGTACTTACGAAAATTAAAAGAAGAACAAGAGCAATTTAGCCGGTTGTTAATAATGAATATTGAGCAAGAGCGAAAAAGAATTTCAATGGATTTGCATGATGATATAGGACAGTCTCTCTCAATTATTAAATCAAAAGTAATTAACAACTTGCAATCTGATGAAATTCAAGATGAATTGGCAAAAGTAATTAATCAAACCAGAGAAATTTCAAGAAATTTATATCCTTCAAATCTTGAAAAAATTGGATTAATTAGAGCTATTGCCTCTTTAATGCAAGACCTTCAATCATTAAAAACATTGGAATGTAGCTATGATATTGATGAATCGGTACTCTCATTGTCCATAGATATACAAACAAATATTTTTAGGATAGTTCAGGAATGTGTTAATAATACGATCAAACATTCAGGTGCATCGGGTTTAAAGGCTTCAATTAAAAAAATTAATGATGAATTTGTTTTTACATATATGGATAACGGAATAGGGTTAAAAAACAAAAGAAATATAGGAGGGATGGGTATCTTGTCAATTCAGGAAAGGGCAAAGATTATAAACGGAAACGTTGAAATAGAAGAAAAAAACGAAAAGGGATTCAGGTTAACACTTAAATTTAAACAATAA
- the mnmG gene encoding tRNA uridine-5-carboxymethylaminomethyl(34) synthesis enzyme MnmG: protein MELSFDIIVVGAGHAGCEAAAAAATLGSKTLLITHDMTKMAQMSCNPAMGGIAKGQIVREIDALGGLAGIISDKTTIQFRMLNRSKGPAMWSPRAQCDKTLFTFEWRKELESIQNLSFWQDDAIELIIKNKKVCGVKTRMGVEFSAEAIVLTNGTFLNGLIHIGKESVSGGRISEAASFGLTPQLVELGFSVGRMKTGTPARLDGRTIDFNKLIEQKGDKIAGKFSYLPTIKSNLTQRSCFIAHTSKDVHNILETGFTDSPMFNGTIQSTGPRYCPSIETKLVTFSDKNSHQLFIEPEGEQTEEYYINGFSSSLPWEVQYSALRKIEGLENVKIFRPGYAIEYDYFDPTQLHPTLETKLIENLFFAGQINGTTGYEEAGAQGLMAAINAHQKINNSTSLVLNRNEAYIGVLIDDLVTKGVDEPYRMFTSRAEYRILLRQDNADSRLTKIGLDLGLATKDRYDVLQNKTKFTSVISTFLKDISVDPILVNPMLELAGTSTINQKIKAIDLLGRPQINVIDLLKFIPEFAPIEQEIPLELKSEILESCEIEIKYRGYIEREKQLANKLLKFEELSIPADFEYEKLSSLSTEARQKLAKIQPKTIGQALRIPGVSPSDINILLVFLGR, encoded by the coding sequence ATGGAACTCTCATTTGATATTATTGTTGTAGGTGCAGGTCATGCCGGTTGCGAAGCCGCTGCTGCTGCCGCAACTCTTGGTTCAAAAACTTTACTCATTACTCACGACATGACAAAAATGGCGCAAATGTCGTGCAACCCAGCAATGGGTGGAATTGCAAAAGGGCAAATTGTTAGAGAAATTGATGCTTTGGGTGGGCTGGCAGGAATTATTAGCGATAAAACAACCATTCAATTCAGAATGTTAAATAGATCTAAAGGACCTGCTATGTGGAGTCCACGAGCACAATGCGATAAAACTCTGTTTACATTTGAATGGAGAAAAGAGCTTGAGTCAATTCAAAATTTAAGTTTCTGGCAAGATGATGCAATTGAATTAATTATTAAAAACAAAAAAGTTTGTGGTGTAAAAACCCGAATGGGAGTTGAATTTTCTGCTGAAGCAATTGTTCTAACAAATGGAACTTTTTTAAACGGATTAATTCATATTGGAAAAGAAAGTGTTTCGGGAGGAAGAATCTCTGAAGCAGCTTCTTTTGGTTTAACTCCACAACTTGTAGAATTAGGTTTTTCTGTTGGAAGAATGAAAACCGGAACACCTGCACGCCTTGATGGAAGAACTATTGATTTTAATAAATTAATAGAACAAAAAGGTGATAAAATTGCCGGGAAATTCAGTTACCTGCCAACAATAAAATCAAACTTAACACAACGCAGTTGTTTCATTGCTCATACAAGTAAAGATGTTCATAATATACTTGAAACTGGTTTTACCGACTCGCCAATGTTTAACGGAACAATTCAAAGTACAGGTCCAAGATATTGCCCAAGTATAGAAACTAAACTTGTAACTTTTAGCGATAAAAATAGTCACCAATTATTTATTGAACCCGAAGGCGAACAAACAGAAGAATATTATATAAACGGATTCTCTAGCAGCCTTCCCTGGGAAGTACAATATTCTGCTTTAAGAAAAATTGAAGGATTAGAAAACGTTAAAATCTTCCGCCCCGGATATGCAATCGAATACGATTATTTTGACCCAACACAATTGCACCCAACATTAGAAACAAAGCTTATCGAAAACCTGTTTTTTGCAGGACAAATAAATGGAACAACAGGATACGAAGAAGCCGGAGCACAAGGATTAATGGCGGCAATAAATGCACATCAAAAAATTAATAATTCCACCTCATTAGTCTTAAATAGAAACGAAGCATACATTGGAGTTTTAATTGACGATCTTGTAACAAAAGGAGTCGACGAACCCTATAGAATGTTTACTTCAAGAGCTGAATATAGAATCTTACTTCGTCAGGATAATGCCGATTCGCGACTCACAAAAATTGGTCTCGATTTAGGATTGGCAACAAAAGACCGTTACGATGTATTACAAAATAAAACGAAATTTACATCTGTAATTTCTACGTTTTTAAAAGACATTTCTGTCGATCCAATTCTTGTAAATCCGATGTTAGAACTTGCCGGAACTTCCACCATAAATCAAAAAATTAAAGCCATAGATTTGCTGGGTCGACCACAAATAAATGTCATAGATTTACTAAAATTCATTCCAGAATTTGCTCCTATTGAACAAGAAATTCCACTCGAATTGAAATCAGAAATTTTAGAAAGCTGCGAAATTGAAATCAAATATAGAGGCTATATCGAAAGGGAAAAACAACTTGCGAACAAACTTTTGAAATTCGAAGAGCTATCTATTCCTGCCGATTTTGAGTACGAAAAACTTTCATCGTTATCAACTGAGGCCAGACAAAAATTAGCTAAAATTCAACCCAAAACAATTGGACAAGCATTAAGAATTCCCGGCGTATCTCCGTCGGATATAAATATACTTTTAGTATTTCTTGGCAGATAA
- a CDS encoding excinuclease ABC subunit C, which translates to MERIKENISSIVQNLPSKPGVYKFINKDEKIIYVGKAKNLKKRVNSYFSKIHSDAKTRILVSKIYKIDYVVVNSESDALLLENNLIKELQPKYNILLKDDKTYPWICITNEQFPKLFKTRTKINNGSLYFGPYSSGYLLKVLLELIKQLYQLRNCHLSLTEESITNNKFKSCLEFQIGNCLAPCIGLQSKTKYNESIQQIIKILKGDVAELTNSLKQNMAMLASNLKFEEAQELKNKLQILETFQSKSVVVSPTISNVDVFSIINDEDAAFVNYLRIVNGAIIQTHNIVLKKYLDESESDLLLSAIQNLREMFESTSKEIIVPFKPEFEVENVKTIVPQRGDNLRLLELSQKNVKLFRHDMQMNKLKANYGKVNVRLLDEIKTALQLPELPVHIECFDNSNIQGEFPVASCVVFINAKPSKKDYRHFNIKTVVGPDDFASMEEIIERRYKRFLDENQHLPQLIIVDGGKGQLSAALSSLNKLGIADKISLISIAKKLEEIFKPNDSVPLYLDKRSEVLKLIQRMRDEAHRFGITFHRNKRSKAFIKTELEEIDGIGDKTIELLLKEFKSLENIKMATEESIENVVGKAKTAILLSYLNQPKEKS; encoded by the coding sequence GTGGAACGCATAAAAGAAAATATTTCGTCAATTGTTCAGAATTTACCTTCTAAGCCGGGAGTATATAAATTCATAAATAAGGACGAAAAAATAATTTATGTAGGAAAAGCAAAAAATTTAAAGAAAAGAGTAAACTCATATTTTTCGAAAATTCATTCTGACGCAAAAACCAGAATTCTTGTATCAAAAATATATAAAATTGATTATGTGGTTGTTAACTCCGAGTCCGATGCCTTACTACTTGAGAATAACCTGATTAAGGAGCTTCAACCAAAATATAACATTTTATTAAAAGATGATAAAACATATCCCTGGATTTGTATAACAAATGAACAATTTCCAAAATTGTTTAAAACCCGAACTAAAATTAATAATGGCTCTTTATATTTTGGCCCATATTCATCCGGGTATTTATTGAAAGTTTTATTAGAACTAATTAAACAGCTATATCAATTAAGAAACTGTCATTTAAGCTTAACGGAAGAAAGTATAACAAATAACAAATTTAAGTCTTGTTTAGAATTTCAAATCGGTAATTGTCTGGCCCCTTGCATTGGCTTACAAAGCAAAACTAAGTATAATGAGAGTATTCAACAGATTATAAAAATATTAAAAGGCGATGTTGCTGAGCTAACTAACAGCTTAAAACAAAACATGGCTATGTTAGCTTCAAATCTTAAGTTTGAAGAAGCTCAGGAACTTAAAAACAAATTGCAGATATTAGAAACCTTTCAGAGTAAATCGGTTGTTGTTAGCCCAACCATCAGCAATGTAGATGTTTTCTCAATAATTAATGATGAAGATGCTGCTTTTGTAAATTATTTGCGTATTGTTAACGGTGCAATAATTCAGACTCATAACATCGTTCTAAAGAAATATCTCGACGAATCAGAATCAGATCTGCTATTATCAGCTATTCAAAATCTAAGAGAGATGTTTGAATCTACTTCAAAAGAAATTATTGTACCCTTTAAACCTGAATTTGAGGTAGAAAATGTTAAAACTATAGTACCTCAACGAGGTGATAATTTAAGGCTTTTGGAACTTTCGCAAAAAAACGTGAAACTTTTCCGCCATGATATGCAAATGAACAAATTAAAAGCAAATTATGGAAAAGTAAATGTTCGCTTGCTTGATGAAATAAAAACAGCATTACAACTTCCCGAGTTACCTGTTCATATTGAATGTTTTGACAACTCAAATATTCAAGGTGAATTTCCAGTTGCATCATGCGTTGTGTTTATTAACGCAAAACCTAGTAAAAAAGATTATCGTCATTTTAACATAAAAACAGTAGTTGGGCCTGATGATTTTGCTTCGATGGAAGAAATCATTGAGAGGCGATATAAGCGTTTTTTGGACGAGAATCAACACTTACCCCAGCTCATAATAGTTGATGGCGGAAAAGGGCAGCTGAGTGCCGCATTATCGTCTTTAAATAAATTAGGAATTGCTGATAAAATAAGTTTGATTTCCATTGCTAAAAAACTTGAAGAAATTTTTAAACCTAATGATTCAGTACCTCTTTATCTAGATAAACGTTCAGAAGTTCTTAAACTCATTCAACGAATGAGAGATGAGGCTCACAGATTTGGAATAACATTTCACAGAAATAAACGCTCAAAGGCATTTATAAAAACAGAATTAGAAGAAATTGATGGCATTGGTGATAAAACAATTGAACTACTTTTAAAAGAATTTAAAAGTCTTGAAAACATTAAAATGGCAACAGAAGAATCTATTGAGAATGTTGTTGGAAAAGCAAAAACTGCTATATTGTTGAGCTACTTAAATCAGCCAAAGGAAAAGTCCTAA
- the ade gene encoding adenine deaminase → MNTIKGNIVDVVNKEIYKGEIFFTDVIEKIERKNVEENEYILPGFVNAHVHIESSMLSPFEFSKQVVKHGTVAVVTDPHEIANVLGIEGVNYMIENAKNGPIKVFFGAPSCVPSTTFESSGSVINSKDIDELLSRKEIFFLSEMMNFPGVIFGNKEVHAKLNAAKKYNKPVDGHAPGLSKIDIQKYISSGISTDHECFNIQEALDKINFGMKVQIREGSAAKNFEALFPLIESHPEMIMLCTDDSHPDDLLKGHINILAKRAFEKNLDYFNVLRTCSYNPIKHYNLPVGLLQKGDAADFIICTDKYASNISAVYINGKEKLSENYNQFSSPSPNNFKATSIAEKDISFKNIGKFCNIISVIDGELITQKEKLNYSEVFNNDNTFKFGFNKIVVINRYEINATPVIGIVKNFNIKNGAIASTIAHDSHNIISIGDSDFEIAKAINLVIESKGGISACNKNNSEILPLEIAGIMTSKNAEWVAEKYKAISDFAKKELCTNLHAPFMTMSFLALLVIPELKIGDKGLFDIRTLEFVHLFEN, encoded by the coding sequence ATGAATACAATTAAAGGAAATATAGTTGACGTTGTAAACAAAGAAATTTACAAAGGAGAAATCTTTTTTACAGATGTAATCGAAAAAATCGAAAGGAAAAACGTTGAAGAAAATGAGTATATTTTACCTGGTTTTGTTAATGCACATGTACATATAGAAAGCAGTATGCTTTCTCCTTTTGAATTCTCAAAACAAGTAGTAAAACATGGTACTGTTGCGGTAGTTACCGATCCTCACGAAATAGCAAATGTACTTGGAATTGAAGGTGTAAACTATATGATAGAAAATGCTAAAAACGGACCAATAAAAGTATTTTTTGGCGCACCTTCTTGTGTTCCTTCAACAACATTTGAGAGCTCTGGTTCTGTAATTAATTCGAAAGATATTGATGAACTTTTATCAAGAAAGGAGATTTTTTTCCTAAGCGAAATGATGAATTTTCCAGGAGTAATTTTTGGAAATAAAGAAGTACACGCTAAATTAAATGCAGCTAAAAAATATAATAAACCAGTAGACGGTCATGCCCCTGGTTTAAGTAAAATTGACATTCAAAAATATATTTCGAGTGGAATTTCTACCGATCATGAATGCTTCAATATTCAAGAAGCATTAGATAAAATTAACTTTGGAATGAAGGTTCAAATTAGAGAAGGAAGTGCAGCTAAAAATTTCGAAGCTCTATTTCCACTAATAGAATCTCATCCCGAAATGATAATGCTTTGCACCGATGATTCACATCCTGATGATTTATTAAAAGGACATATTAATATTCTTGCAAAAAGAGCATTTGAAAAAAATCTGGATTATTTTAATGTTCTTAGAACTTGTTCATATAATCCGATTAAACATTATAATTTACCTGTTGGACTTTTACAAAAAGGAGACGCTGCAGATTTCATAATTTGCACTGATAAATATGCTTCAAATATTTCAGCGGTATATATTAATGGTAAGGAAAAATTGTCTGAAAATTATAATCAATTTTCTTCTCCTTCTCCAAATAATTTTAAAGCAACTTCAATTGCTGAAAAAGATATTTCTTTTAAAAATATTGGTAAATTTTGCAATATAATTTCTGTAATTGATGGAGAACTTATAACCCAAAAAGAGAAATTAAATTACTCTGAAGTTTTTAATAATGATAATACCTTTAAGTTTGGATTTAATAAAATAGTTGTAATAAATCGTTACGAAATAAATGCAACTCCAGTAATTGGAATAGTAAAAAACTTTAACATAAAAAATGGAGCAATTGCAAGTACAATTGCACACGATAGTCATAATATAATTTCGATTGGCGATTCTGATTTTGAAATTGCAAAAGCAATAAATTTGGTTATCGAATCAAAAGGTGGAATTTCTGCTTGCAATAAAAATAATTCAGAAATATTACCTCTTGAAATTGCAGGAATCATGACATCAAAAAATGCAGAATGGGTTGCCGAAAAATATAAAGCAATTTCTGATTTTGCAAAAAAAGAACTTTGCACAAATTTACATGCACCATTTATGACAATGTCATTTTTGGCACTGCTTGTAATTCCGGAATTGAAAATTGGAGACAAGGGACTTTTTGATATTAGAACCTTGGAATTTGTCCATCTTTTTGAAAATTGA
- a CDS encoding SPFH domain-containing protein: MGLFDKLKAEFIDIVEWLDPTNNVMVHRFDRRNNELKNGAKLTVRETQVAVFINEGQLADVFKPGMYTLTTENLPILATLKGWKYGFNSPFKAEVYFLNTKTFTDLKWGTPNPIMLRDAEFGPIRIRAFGSYTMKIGDPVKFIKEIVGTDGEFTTEKITEQIKNVAITRFTDAIAESKIPVLDMAANYNEVSKFCEDKIKPEIQEYGIDMTKFLISNISLPPNVEAALDKRSSMGIIGDMGKFTQFSAAEAMTAAANNPAGGGAAAGMGMGMGFGMANQMMGAMNQAQQPQQNAPAPPPMPPALAFHAVINGQQAGPYDLNALKQMVMQNQLTKETLVWRQGMAGWEAAGNVGELIPVFGAVPPPMPPVPPIPPQQ, encoded by the coding sequence ATGGGACTATTTGATAAATTGAAAGCGGAATTCATAGACATTGTAGAATGGCTGGATCCAACAAATAACGTAATGGTTCATCGTTTCGACCGTCGTAACAACGAGTTGAAAAATGGAGCTAAACTAACAGTAAGAGAGACTCAGGTTGCAGTTTTTATTAACGAAGGTCAGTTAGCCGACGTTTTTAAACCAGGCATGTACACTTTAACTACAGAAAACTTACCAATTTTAGCAACTTTAAAAGGATGGAAATATGGTTTTAACTCACCATTTAAGGCTGAAGTTTATTTTTTAAATACCAAAACTTTTACCGATTTAAAATGGGGAACTCCAAACCCAATAATGCTTCGCGACGCAGAATTCGGTCCTATCCGTATTCGTGCTTTTGGTAGTTATACAATGAAAATTGGTGATCCTGTAAAATTCATTAAAGAAATTGTAGGAACCGACGGTGAATTTACTACCGAAAAAATAACAGAGCAAATTAAAAACGTAGCTATAACAAGGTTTACTGATGCAATTGCAGAAAGTAAGATTCCTGTATTAGATATGGCTGCAAATTATAACGAAGTTTCTAAATTCTGTGAAGATAAAATAAAACCAGAGATTCAGGAATATGGTATTGACATGACAAAATTCCTTATTTCTAATATCTCATTACCACCTAATGTTGAAGCTGCTTTAGACAAACGCTCAAGCATGGGTATTATTGGTGATATGGGTAAATTCACACAATTTTCGGCTGCTGAAGCTATGACTGCTGCTGCAAATAATCCTGCAGGTGGCGGAGCTGCTGCCGGTATGGGAATGGGAATGGGTTTTGGAATGGCAAATCAAATGATGGGTGCAATGAATCAGGCACAACAACCACAACAAAATGCACCAGCACCTCCCCCAATGCCACCAGCTTTAGCATTTCATGCTGTAATTAACGGACAACAAGCCGGTCCATATGATTTAAATGCTTTAAAACAAATGGTAATGCAAAACCAACTGACAAAAGAAACATTAGTATGGCGTCAGGGAATGGCCGGTTGGGAAGCAGCAGGTAATGTTGGTGAACTTATTCCTGTTTTTGGAGCGGTTCCACCTCCAATGCCACCAGTACCACCAATTCCACCACAACAATAA
- a CDS encoding response regulator transcription factor has translation MKLLIADDHPIFRSGLKSILQENFNNVIIIECKNGVEALEGIKRENPDVSILDINMPEMDGLELCSCVIQESLSTKVVILTMYRDSEMLKKAFHLGAFGYLLKDFATKEIIECIDHVLKGIRYIGPGLDKHYTAYLHEDKIKKDIIGLLKSLSQAELKTLKLVSQNKTSKEIAELLFLSEKTIENYRSRICQKLQLPPRNNSLLLWIAENKELLAVTSEF, from the coding sequence ATGAAATTACTTATTGCAGACGATCATCCTATTTTCAGAAGTGGGTTAAAAAGTATTTTGCAAGAAAATTTTAATAACGTTATAATTATTGAATGTAAGAATGGAGTTGAAGCTCTTGAGGGTATAAAAAGAGAAAATCCGGATGTTTCAATACTTGATATTAATATGCCCGAGATGGATGGATTAGAACTGTGTAGTTGTGTTATTCAAGAGTCGCTTTCTACAAAAGTGGTAATATTAACAATGTATAGAGATAGTGAGATGCTTAAAAAAGCTTTTCATTTAGGAGCTTTTGGTTACTTGTTAAAAGATTTTGCAACAAAAGAAATAATAGAATGCATTGACCATGTTCTTAAAGGGATAAGATATATTGGTCCAGGTCTCGACAAACACTATACTGCATATTTACACGAGGATAAAATTAAAAAGGACATTATTGGATTACTTAAATCGCTTTCACAGGCAGAGTTAAAAACTCTTAAACTTGTCAGTCAGAATAAAACTTCAAAAGAAATAGCCGAATTACTTTTTCTTTCAGAAAAAACAATTGAGAATTATCGTTCACGAATATGCCAGAAATTACAATTACCACCCCGGAACAATAGTTTATTGCTTTGGATTGCTGAAAATAAAGAATTGTTAGCGGTTACAAGCGAGTTTTAA